The Sandaracinus amylolyticus genomic interval GTGCTTCCTCCACGCCGCGCACCGCCCGGATCTCACGATCGCAGTTTCGGAGAAGCGACGGAACGAGGCCGGCGGTACGAAAGACCTCGACAACACGGAGGTCACATGAGCCAGGGCGTTCAGGTCATCGGTCTCTACGTGCACGATCAGGACGAGGCGCTCGCCTTCTACACTGAGAAGGTCGGATTCCGAGTCCACACCGACGCGCGCAACGGCAACTATCGCTGGCTGACGGTGCAGCACCCCGATCAGCCGTCGTTCCAGCTGGGTCTCTTCGTTCCCGGTCCGCCCACGGTCGACGAAGCGACTGCGCAGACGCTGCGCGAGGCCGTCGCGAAGGGCGCGATGCCTCCGCTCGTGATGGTCGTCGACGACGTGCGCGCGGTGTTCGATCGCATGAAGGCGCGCGGCGTCGAGTTCACGCAGGAGCCGGTCGCGCGCTTCGGGAGCGTCGACGCGAGCTTCCGCGATCCCTCGGGCAACGGCTGGAAGCTGGTCCAGGCGCGCTGAAGGAGCGATGCACATGGAAGCCACGCTGCCGAAGCCGAGCCTCGTCGTCGCGCCGACCGCGCGTCGCGCCGAGACCATCGCGTACTGGGTCGTCACCGCGCTCTTCTGCTTGCAGATGGGCTTCACCGCGTACGCGCAGCTGCGCCTGCCGCAGGTCGCGGACGCGTTCGCGCACCTCGGGTTCCCCGACTACTTCCGAGTGCAGCTCTCGTGGGCGAAGCTGCTCGGCGTGGGGCTGCTCCTCGCGCCCGTCCCGGCGCGGCTGAAGGAGTGGGCGTACGCCGGGTTCGCCATCACGCTCGTGTCGGCGATCGTCGCGCACGTCTCGGTCGGCGATGGCCCCGACGCGTGGGGCTGGGCCGTCGGGACCGGCGTGCTCTGGGCGCTCTCGTACTTCTTCTGGCGGCGCCTGCCGAAGGCCTGACCGCGCTCCGACGTTCGACCGACCTGCGGGCCCGTCCCTCGGACCTTCACCCGCGGTCGGACCACCTTCCGCGAGCCATCATCGAGCACCCATGCCGACTTCCAAGCACCACGCAGACAGCCACGATCTCATCCGCGTGCAGGGCGCGCGCGAGAACAACCTCAAGGACGTCAGCGTCGAGATCCCGAAGCGCCGGCTGACGGTGTTCACCGGCGTCTCGGGGTCGGGCAAGAGCTCGCTCGTGTTCAGCACGATCGCGGCGGAGTCCCAGCGGCTGATCAACGAGACGTACAGCGCGTTCGTGCAGGGCTTCATGCCGACGCTCGCGCGGCCCGAGGTCGACGTGCTCGACGGGCTGACGACCGCGATCATCGTCGACCAGGAGCGCATGGGCGCGGACCCGCGCTCGACCGTCGGCACCGCGACCGACGCGAACGCGATGCTGCGCATCCTCTTCAGCCGGCTCGCGAAGCCGCACATCGGCGGGCCGAGCGCGTATGCGTTCAACGTGCCCTCGGTGCGCGCCACCGGTGTCATCACCGTCGAGAAGGGCAATCGCAAGACCGAGCGAGAGACGTTCACGCGCACCGGCGGCATGTGCCCGCGCTGCGAGGGACGCGGCGCGGTGAGCGACATCGATCTCACGCAGCTCTACGACGACACGAAGTCGCTCAACGACGGCGCGCTGAAGATCCCGGGCTACAGCATGGACGGCTGGTACGGCCGCATCTTCCGCGGCTGCGGCTTCTTCGATCCCGACAAGCCGATCCGGAAGTTCAACAAGAAGGAGCTCCACGACCTGCTCCACAAGGAGCCGACGAAGATCAAGGTCGACGGGATCAACCTGACGTACGCGGGGCTGATCCCGCAGATCCAGAAGTCCTACCTCTCGAAGGACGTCGACTCGCTGCAGCCGCACATCCGCGCGTTCGTCGAGCGCGCGGTCACGTTCACCACGTGCCCCGAGTGCGAGGGCACGCGGCTCAGCGAAGCCGCGCGATCCTCGAAGATCAAGGGGAAGAACATCGCCGACGTCTGCGCGATGCAGATCAGCGATCTCGCCGAGTGGGTGCGCGGCGTAGACCATCCGTCGGTCGCGCCGCTCGTCGCGGCGCTGCGGCACACGCTCGACTCGTTCGTCGAGATCGGGCTCGGCTACCTCAGCCTCGATCGTCCGTCGGGCACGCTCTCGGGCGGTGAGGCGCAGCGCACGAAGATGATCCGCCACCTCGGCTCGTCGCTCACCGACGTGACGTACGTGTTCGACGAGCCGACGATCGGGCTGCACCCGCACGACATCCAGCGGATGAACGATCTGCTGCGGCGGCTGCGCGACAAGGGCAACACCGTGCTCGTCGTCGAGCACAAGCCCGAGACGATCGTGATCGCCGATCACGTCGTCGACCTCGGCCCCGGCGCCGGCACCGCGGGCGGCGAGGTGGTGTTCGAGGGGACGGTCGACGGTCTGCGCAAGAGCGGCACGCTCACCGGGCGTCACCTCAGCGATCGCGCGTCGCTCAAGCCGTCGGTGCGGAAGCCGTCCGGCGTGCTGAAGGTGCGCGGCGCGAGCACGCACAACCTGAAGAAGGTCGACGTCGACATCCCGCTCGGCGTGCTCGTCGTCGTCACCGGCGTGGCGGGCTCGGGCAAGAGCTCGCTGATCCACGGCTCGGTCTCGGGTCGCGACGGAGTCGTGTCGATCGATCAGAGCGCGATCCACGGATCGCGTCGGAGCAACCCCGCGACGTACACCGATCTCCTCGAGCCGATCCGCAAGGCGTTCGCGAAGGCGAACGGCGTGAAGCCCGCGCTCTTCAGCGCCAACTCCGAGGGCGCGTGCCCGACCTGCAACGGCGCGGGCGTGATCTACACGGACCTCGGGATGATGGCGGGCGTGAGCACGGTGTGCGAGGACTGCGAGGGCAAGCGGTTCCAGGCGTCGGTGCTCGAGTACAAGCTCGGCGGGAAGAACATCGCCGAGGTGCTCGACATGTCGGTCGAGGAAGCGCTCGCGTACTTCGGCGCGGGCAAGGCGCACACGCCGGCTGCGCACGCGATCCTCGCGCGCATGTCCGACGTGGGGCTCGGCTATCTGCGGCTCGGGCAGCCGCTCCCCACGCTCTCGGGCGGAGAGCGGCAGCGGCTCAAGCTCGCGACGCACATGGGCGAGGACGGCGGCGTGTACGTGCTCGACGAGCCGACGACGGGTCTGCACCTGGCCGACCTGCAGCAGCTGCTCGGTCTGCTCGATCGACTGGTGGACTCCGGCAAGTCGGTGATCGTGATCGAGCACCACCAGGCCGTGATGGCGCACGCGGACTGGATCATCGATCTCGGTCCGGGCGCGGGGCACGACGGCGGGCGCATCGTGTTCGAGGGCACGCCGGCGGACCTGGTGGCGGCGCGCTCGACGCTGACGGGCGAGCACCTCGCGGAGTTCGTCGGCGTGCGCGCGAAGGCCGCTCGCGCGCGCTGAGCGAACCACCACGACGCATCGAGCGCCCGCAGGCGATCATCGCCGCGATGGGTTCTTCACGCGCGCTCGTCATCGCGTTCGTCGTCACGGGCGCGCTGCTCTGCACCGAGCGTGCGAGCGCGTGCTCGTGCGCTCGCGGCACCGTCGAGGGCGCGCTCGAAGCGGCTGCGCTCGTCGCCGAGATCCAGGTGATCGAGGTCGGACCGCCGCGCGATCCCGACGCGGACCCGACCTCACAGCCCATCCGCGCGCGCGTGGTGCGCGTGTTCTCGACCGAGACCGCGATCGCCGACG includes:
- a CDS encoding VOC family protein: MSQGVQVIGLYVHDQDEALAFYTEKVGFRVHTDARNGNYRWLTVQHPDQPSFQLGLFVPGPPTVDEATAQTLREAVAKGAMPPLVMVVDDVRAVFDRMKARGVEFTQEPVARFGSVDASFRDPSGNGWKLVQAR
- a CDS encoding DoxX family protein — translated: MEATLPKPSLVVAPTARRAETIAYWVVTALFCLQMGFTAYAQLRLPQVADAFAHLGFPDYFRVQLSWAKLLGVGLLLAPVPARLKEWAYAGFAITLVSAIVAHVSVGDGPDAWGWAVGTGVLWALSYFFWRRLPKA
- a CDS encoding ATP-binding cassette domain-containing protein, encoding MPTSKHHADSHDLIRVQGARENNLKDVSVEIPKRRLTVFTGVSGSGKSSLVFSTIAAESQRLINETYSAFVQGFMPTLARPEVDVLDGLTTAIIVDQERMGADPRSTVGTATDANAMLRILFSRLAKPHIGGPSAYAFNVPSVRATGVITVEKGNRKTERETFTRTGGMCPRCEGRGAVSDIDLTQLYDDTKSLNDGALKIPGYSMDGWYGRIFRGCGFFDPDKPIRKFNKKELHDLLHKEPTKIKVDGINLTYAGLIPQIQKSYLSKDVDSLQPHIRAFVERAVTFTTCPECEGTRLSEAARSSKIKGKNIADVCAMQISDLAEWVRGVDHPSVAPLVAALRHTLDSFVEIGLGYLSLDRPSGTLSGGEAQRTKMIRHLGSSLTDVTYVFDEPTIGLHPHDIQRMNDLLRRLRDKGNTVLVVEHKPETIVIADHVVDLGPGAGTAGGEVVFEGTVDGLRKSGTLTGRHLSDRASLKPSVRKPSGVLKVRGASTHNLKKVDVDIPLGVLVVVTGVAGSGKSSLIHGSVSGRDGVVSIDQSAIHGSRRSNPATYTDLLEPIRKAFAKANGVKPALFSANSEGACPTCNGAGVIYTDLGMMAGVSTVCEDCEGKRFQASVLEYKLGGKNIAEVLDMSVEEALAYFGAGKAHTPAAHAILARMSDVGLGYLRLGQPLPTLSGGERQRLKLATHMGEDGGVYVLDEPTTGLHLADLQQLLGLLDRLVDSGKSVIVIEHHQAVMAHADWIIDLGPGAGHDGGRIVFEGTPADLVAARSTLTGEHLAEFVGVRAKAARAR